In a single window of the Acidobacteriota bacterium genome:
- a CDS encoding WxL domain-containing protein: MNTKRRIGATFAALSLVIVTAGLAYAETATVTVSGGTLSATVADVPLSSVTLDGTDQISTSASGSNSLSAQDSRGTGAGWNLTIDSTDFTDGGSPLRTIDISVVGQEFRIQLLDAKIGVTAGNTQPTSSVTALTTIPTTGVSTLKFTSIAADTGMGTYTMAPDFELDVAAETYVGSGTYTATITVTAGTGS; the protein is encoded by the coding sequence GTGAATACAAAACGTAGAATCGGAGCGACTTTCGCCGCGCTGAGCCTGGTGATCGTTACCGCTGGCCTGGCGTACGCGGAAACCGCAACTGTAACGGTGTCAGGCGGAACGCTTTCCGCAACTGTGGCCGATGTGCCGTTGAGTTCAGTCACTCTCGATGGTACCGATCAGATATCGACATCAGCTTCAGGATCAAACAGCTTGTCAGCGCAAGACAGTCGCGGTACCGGCGCAGGTTGGAACCTAACGATCGACTCGACCGACTTCACCGACGGAGGATCTCCGCTGCGAACGATCGACATATCCGTGGTCGGCCAAGAGTTCAGAATCCAATTGTTGGATGCCAAAATTGGCGTGACCGCGGGTAACACCCAGCCGACGTCGTCGGTAACGGCGTTGACCACGATCCCGACCACAGGCGTCTCAACGCTGAAGTTCACCTCGATAGCTGCAGACACGGGAATGGGTACCTACACGATGGCGCCCGACTTCGAGCTTGACGTTGCCGCAGAGACATACGTCGGTAGCGGAACCTACACAGCGACAATCACGGTCACGGCGGGCACTGGGTCCTAA
- a CDS encoding TetR/AcrR family transcriptional regulator, whose amino-acid sequence MPPNATQTARARVRAEMTREILVAARRQLAEVGAASLSVRAITRDLEMSSSAIYRYFPSREALITALIIDAYNALGAAAEKAEAKVARDDFGLRFKTIGHAVRNWALANPHEYALIYGTPVPGYKAPEDTIVPATRVTRRLLAILQSAKSSEPEAGVNQPDLGESLEIDFTKLAREYAATVPPSLFTLGLAAWIQILGTISFEIFGHFNNVIADNEAYFDQMLTLASKTLDL is encoded by the coding sequence ATGCCACCAAACGCCACTCAAACAGCAAGGGCGAGAGTCCGCGCCGAAATGACACGAGAGATCCTGGTTGCCGCTCGCCGTCAACTCGCGGAAGTGGGCGCTGCATCGCTGTCTGTGAGAGCTATCACCCGCGATTTAGAAATGTCGTCATCCGCTATCTACCGATATTTTCCGAGCAGGGAAGCGCTCATCACCGCGTTGATCATCGATGCATACAACGCCCTTGGCGCTGCGGCCGAAAAGGCGGAGGCAAAGGTCGCTCGCGACGACTTCGGGTTGCGCTTCAAGACGATCGGTCACGCCGTGCGCAACTGGGCCCTCGCCAACCCCCACGAGTACGCCCTCATCTACGGCACCCCTGTCCCAGGCTACAAAGCACCAGAAGACACGATCGTGCCGGCAACGCGGGTTACCAGACGACTACTCGCAATCCTTCAGAGTGCCAAGAGTTCGGAGCCCGAGGCTGGCGTCAACCAACCCGACCTAGGCGAATCGCTCGAGATTGATTTTACAAAGCTCGCAAGAGAATACGCCGCGACAGTCCCTCCGTCGCTCTTCACGCTGGGCCTCGCAGCATGGATTCAGATTCTGGGCACCATTAGTTTCGAAATCTTCGGCCACTTCAACAACGTCATTGCGGACAACGAGGCGTACTTCGACCAGATGCTGACCCTGGCGAGCAAGACTCTCGACCTCTAA